In the genome of Bradysia coprophila strain Holo2 unplaced genomic scaffold, BU_Bcop_v1 contig_232, whole genome shotgun sequence, one region contains:
- the LOC119075812 gene encoding uncharacterized protein LOC119075812, which yields MLCTKIRLTERRYRNPPEQNDGGPIVRPCSTRELTECITPRTLTKNRRSAVNQNLKTPLVIFTLCMSPETETLAPKDIKRDPRKPPPFCQNFKIFSNTTPNNDERKHPESLDFFIRGTEIGSLTGHEERSDDDDVNEMQHNECTCNETNLLPTFAMNLDGYEMDNFGHLPGDSRTPTPSRSGFIGGARCRVMKRPTSPMTEQVIRITMNNKPTNHRTVFSKKLN from the exons ATGCTGTGCACCAAAATCCGTTTGACTGAACGTCGGTATCGAAACCCTCCGGAACAGAATGACGGTGGCCCTATAGTCAGACCGTGTTCCACGCGTGAACTAACTGAATGCATTACACCGCGTACATTGACAAAGAATCGACG TTCTGCAGTCAATCAAAACCTGAAAACGCCATTGGTCATCTTCACACTATGCATGTCTCCCGAAACTGAGACATTGGCACCGAAAGACATAAAACGTGACCCAAGAAAACCGCCACCATTCTGCCAAAATTTTAAGATCTTCTCGAATACAACACCCAACAACGATGAACGCAAGCACCCCGAGTCGTTAGACTTTTTCATCAGGGGTACGGAAATCGGTAGCCTTACGGGCCATGAAGAACGATCGGATGATGACGATGTCAACGAAATGCAGCACAATGAATGCACATGCAACGAAACGAATTTGTTGCCAACTTTCGCCATGAACTTGGATGGATATGAAATGGACAATTTTGGCCATCTGCCCGGTGATTCAAGAACACCAACGCCGAGTCGATCCGGTTTTATTGGCGGTGCAAGGTGTAGAGTTATGAAACGGCCGACTAGTCCTATGACGGAACAAGTCATTCGCATAACAATGAACAATAAACCGACGAATCATAGGACGGTATTTTCGAAGAAATTGAATTAG
- the LOC119075802 gene encoding inactive serine protease scarface-like yields the protein MKCLNFSYFFLALLSCATAQVAEQEGLDFVSEAADAAEATIACNGKGKVCVYPSQCDSGFIEGNSLPRSYNYTDLCHATTVCCTIKPWDSEYADECAIRSLNTSPQGPTPLNANFAEFPWQAMILRESTKSLLCGGVIIKKNFVLTSADCVAEQKSIDVLTKGGEWKLGSDDEGKPFQLVRLKSISLHPDYDHTKLSHNLAVLHLERDYKFDEHIRPLCLDGSDNLPDTGDQKLCIITGWGREALRIHQKDAIEQYTNLTFIPAEDCTRTLGSENFNPDISACAVADSNACNFDFGSALACQREKDSQHFVLKGIYTHNSGCFEPSAYGSEKPTLVFVRPDVKWLNRITKPKWNE from the exons ATGAagtgtttgaatttttcatatttctttcTGGCATTGCTTAGTTGTGCAACGGCACAAG TTGCAGAACAAGAAGGACTTGACTTTGTATCGGAGGCAGCAGATGCAGCAGAGGCAACAATCGCTTGTAATGGAAAAGGGAAAGTATGTGTGTACCCTAGCCAGTGCGACAGTGGATTCATAGAAGGTAACAGCCTTCCACGAAGCTATAACTAT aCGGACCTCTGTCATGCCACAACTGTTTGCTGTACCATTAAACCATGGGATTCAGAGTATGCCGACGAATGTGCCATTCGAAGCTTAAACACATCACCACAAGGACCCACACCGTTAAACGCCAATTTTGCCGAATTCCCATGGCAGGCGATGATCTTACGTGAGAGCACAAAATCGTTGCTGTGCGGTGGTGTGATCattaaaaagaatttcgtCCTGACCAGCGCCGACTGTGTAGCCGAACAGAAGTCGATCGATGTGCTGACCAAAGGCGGCGAATGGAAGTTGGGTAGTGATGACGAGGGGAAACCGTTTCAACTTGTCCGCTTGAAGTCCATCTCACTGCATCCGGATTACGATCACACAAAATTGTCGCACAATTTGGCTGTGTTACATTTGGAGCGTGATTACAAGTTCGACGAGCACATTCGGCCGTTGTGTTTGGATGGATCGGACAACTTACCGGATACAGGTGATcaaaaattgtgcatcatcacCGGATGGGGTCGAGAGGCACTGAGGATACACCAGAAAGATGCCATTGAACAGTACAccaatttaacatttattcCAGCAGAAGACTGTACGCGAACGCTGGGTAGCGAAAATTTCAATCCTGACATTTCGGCGTGTGCTGTAGCTGATTCGAATGcttgtaattttgattttggcaGTGCTTTGGCCTGTCAACGGGAAAAGGATTCGCAGCATTTTGTGTTGAAGGGAATTTATACGCACAATAGTGGCTGCTTTGAGCCGTCAGCTTATGGAAGTGAAAAGCCCACATTGGTGTTTGTGAGACCAGATGTTAAATGGCTCAACCGTATTACGAAACCGAAATGGAACgagtaa